The Gemmatimonadaceae bacterium DNA window CCGGCGTGCGGCGGACGATCGGCTCCGCCACCGGCGCCCCCAGCGCGTCGAACGCCTGCCCGAGCGCCAGGTGCACGGCCGCCGGCGCGAACACGTCGCGCCCGTGGAAGGTGGCCGACGCGGCGGAGGGAATGGAGAGCCGCACCACCCGCGCGCCCGGCGCCAGCAGCGCCGGCGAGAGGATGCCGTTGTCGGGACCGATCAGATACCGGCGCTGGCTCTCCACCGCCAGCGCGTCGCGCGCCGTGCCCACGCCCGGATCCACCACCGCCACGTGGATCGTGCCCTCGGGAAAGCGCTTCCAGTAGCGCGCCAGCGCCAGACGTCCGGCGTCGATGTCGTGCGGCGGAATGTCGTGCGAGATGTCGAGGATCGTCGTGTCGCGCGCCCCGGTGGCCAGCACACCCTTCATCTCGGCGACGTAGCCGTCCGCCGTCCCGAAATCGGTGAGCAGGGTGACGAGAGCGCGCGCCACGCATCACCTCATGGGGCCGGCGCCAGATCCTGCATGGCCCGGATCACGCGCTCGGCCACCGACACCAGCGCCTTGGCCGCCGACGACGCGGCATCGGCGACGACGATCGGCTGCCCGGCCTCGCCGCCCTCGAGCACCCGCGGATACAGCGGGATCTGGCCCAGCAGCGGCAGCTCCGTCTCCTGCGCCAGCCGCTCGCCGCCGCCCGCCCCGAAA harbors:
- a CDS encoding SAM-dependent chlorinase/fluorinase, yielding MARALVTLLTDFGTADGYVAEMKGVLATGARDTTILDISHDIPPHDIDAGRLALARYWKRFPEGTIHVAVVDPGVGTARDALAVESQRRYLIGPDNGILSPALLAPGARVVRLSIPSAASATFHGRDVFAPAAVHLALGQAFDALGAPVAEPIVRRTPEPRRAADGSVEGQVVTIDRFGNAITNLLGVRGGMVTAGGRDVPVTHTYADVPPGAAMALVGSSGLLEIAVRDGSAAETLGLTRGAPVRLRAG